The Nitrospirales bacterium genome includes a window with the following:
- the rsmD gene encoding 16S rRNA (guanine(966)-N(2))-methyltransferase RsmD: MLRVIAGSQKGRRLQGPTGNHIRPTSGRVREALFSILADHVPQARVLDLCCGVGTIGLEALSRGAARVVFVDHHQDSLLLLRRNLAQWGNPEEATVLCGDAWKIRQIPQVLYSGPYDMIYVDPPYRQHDFLPLLCDLGHERMLSPQGTIIVEHFWKTDMPSFASSLKVSRTQRYGDTMLTFYQPTFDSHANRRLSRDV, encoded by the coding sequence ATGCTGCGAGTGATAGCTGGAAGTCAAAAAGGGCGTCGACTTCAAGGTCCGACTGGAAATCATATCCGTCCTACGTCTGGACGCGTGAGAGAAGCACTATTTTCCATTCTTGCCGATCACGTACCACAAGCGCGAGTGCTCGATCTGTGTTGTGGAGTGGGAACCATCGGACTCGAGGCCTTGAGTCGTGGCGCTGCCCGTGTTGTGTTTGTCGATCACCACCAAGATTCCTTGCTTCTCCTCAGGCGGAATCTTGCACAATGGGGAAACCCCGAAGAAGCCACCGTTCTCTGTGGCGACGCCTGGAAAATCCGACAAATCCCGCAAGTTCTTTACTCGGGACCATATGACATGATCTATGTCGATCCCCCCTATCGACAGCACGACTTCCTTCCTCTCTTATGTGACCTCGGCCATGAACGGATGCTCTCTCCACAGGGAACGATCATTGTAGAACATTTTTGGAAAACTGACATGCCGTCCTTTGCTAGCTCGCTTAAGGTGTCACGAACCCAGCGGTACGGCGATACCATGTTGACCTTTTATCAACCAACTTTTGATAGTCATGCGAATCGGCGTTTATCCAGGGACGTTTGA
- the coaD gene encoding pantetheine-phosphate adenylyltransferase, translating into MRIGVYPGTFDPITLGHANVIARSLRMVDRVIVAVAPNPQKGPLFDLSERVELAKIATKHLSHVDVEPFHSLLVDYVRERGAQAIIRGMRAVSDFEHEFQMALLNRKLAEEIETVFLMASEEYSYLTSSMVKEVASLGGPLQDFLHPEVAERLRARF; encoded by the coding sequence ATGCGAATCGGCGTTTATCCAGGGACGTTTGATCCCATTACGCTCGGACATGCCAACGTCATCGCGCGAAGCCTGCGAATGGTTGATCGTGTGATCGTGGCCGTGGCGCCGAATCCTCAAAAAGGGCCCTTGTTCGATCTATCTGAACGTGTGGAACTCGCTAAAATTGCGACGAAACACTTATCGCATGTTGATGTGGAGCCATTCCACTCTCTTTTAGTAGATTATGTACGCGAACGAGGGGCGCAGGCGATCATCCGTGGCATGCGAGCCGTGTCAGATTTTGAACATGAATTTCAGATGGCACTGCTCAATCGAAAACTTGCTGAAGAAATCGAAACGGTATTTCTGATGGCGAGTGAAGAATATTCATATTTAACATCAAGCATGGTCAAGGAGGTTGCCTCACTTGGAGGTCCCTTGCAGGATTTTTTGCATCCAGAAGTCGCCGAAAGATTGCGAGCCCGTTTTTAA
- a CDS encoding zinc ribbon domain-containing protein → MPIYEYVCTACNEKFEVQRKFSDPPIKTCAEFSCPKGEPVEKIISSPAIMFKGSGWYVTDYSDKLKEPKRPGEDGKPQGKTEGGKTEGKTEGTASSSGSSASTDSSSTSSTTKDSSSSTSTSSSGASSPNTSSSSSSGSDKT, encoded by the coding sequence GTGCCGATTTATGAATATGTCTGTACAGCCTGCAATGAAAAGTTCGAAGTCCAACGGAAGTTTTCCGACCCGCCCATCAAAACTTGTGCGGAATTCTCATGCCCTAAAGGCGAACCCGTTGAAAAAATCATCTCCTCTCCAGCCATCATGTTCAAAGGATCAGGATGGTACGTGACCGATTATTCAGACAAACTGAAAGAACCGAAGCGGCCCGGAGAAGATGGGAAACCTCAGGGAAAAACAGAGGGAGGAAAGACCGAGGGTAAAACGGAAGGGACTGCGTCATCCAGTGGATCGAGTGCATCCACTGACAGTTCAAGCACGTCGTCTACGACAAAGGACTCGTCATCATCCACTTCGACTTCCTCAAGTGGGGCCTCGTCCCCTAATACCTCATCGTCAAGTTCGTCGGGAAGTGACAAAACCTAA
- the gatC gene encoding Asp-tRNA(Asn)/Glu-tRNA(Gln) amidotransferase subunit GatC encodes MKISQDEVDHIAHLARLHIAEGEKEQFSEQLSQIVTFVNQLSEVDTEDIPQTATTSTASNVLREDICHACLPVEEAVANAPQTKEGFFVVPKIISDQETRNR; translated from the coding sequence ATGAAAATTAGTCAGGACGAAGTCGACCATATCGCCCATTTGGCACGATTGCATATCGCTGAAGGCGAGAAAGAGCAATTCAGCGAACAATTGAGCCAAATCGTGACTTTTGTCAATCAGCTTAGCGAGGTGGATACCGAGGACATTCCCCAGACTGCCACAACTTCGACGGCATCAAATGTCCTACGAGAGGACATTTGCCATGCCTGCTTGCCCGTCGAAGAAGCCGTGGCCAATGCCCCTCAAACCAAAGAAGGGTTTTTTGTCGTTCCAAAGATTATCTCGGATCAAGAAACCAGAAACCGTTGA
- the gatA gene encoding Asp-tRNA(Asn)/Glu-tRNA(Gln) amidotransferase subunit GatA — MVTSLFKLSLKELQDLFTAGDISARDIARSYLLRISQVESKVNAFITCQDRERLLTEAEAIDRDLKQWRKTFPLMGMPIAIKDNICTQALRTTCGSRMLEHFTPPYDATVISSFRADRYLLVGKTNLDEFGMGSSTEHSAFGTTRNPWNLERIPGGSSGGSAAAVAADECVAALGTDTGGSIRQPAGCCGVVGLKPTYGRVSRYGLVAFASSLDQIGPITKTVTDAAILLNALAKHDPRDSTSVDTDAPDYTKAVKKKDVKKLKIGVPREFFAEGLDPEVEQHLQSAIAHYQDLGGTIQEVSLPTTQWAIAAYYIIATAEASSNLARYDGVKYGYRTKERQDLMEMYRQTRAEGFGPEVKRRIMLGTYALSAGYYDAFYGKAQSVRTLIARDFENVFQDVDFLITPVMPTPAFPLGERLQDPLHMYLSDMYTISASLAGLPAISLPCGFSQDGLPIGMQLMGRPFEESTILRAAFAYEQATQWRKKRPSIR; from the coding sequence ATGGTCACATCTCTTTTTAAGCTCAGTTTAAAAGAACTCCAGGATCTTTTTACTGCCGGGGACATCAGCGCCCGGGATATCGCGCGTTCCTATCTGTTACGAATCAGCCAAGTTGAATCAAAAGTGAATGCCTTCATTACCTGTCAGGACAGAGAACGACTACTCACGGAGGCTGAGGCGATCGACAGGGATTTGAAGCAATGGCGGAAAACGTTTCCGTTAATGGGAATGCCGATCGCTATCAAGGACAATATTTGTACGCAGGCATTACGGACAACTTGTGGGTCGAGAATGCTCGAACATTTTACGCCGCCCTACGATGCGACGGTCATTTCTTCCTTTCGAGCGGATCGCTATTTACTCGTGGGGAAGACAAATCTTGATGAATTCGGCATGGGTTCGTCAACGGAACATTCTGCATTTGGCACGACTCGCAATCCTTGGAACCTTGAACGCATTCCTGGAGGGTCAAGTGGAGGATCCGCCGCGGCGGTGGCGGCCGATGAATGTGTCGCTGCCCTGGGAACCGATACCGGCGGTTCTATTCGGCAACCGGCCGGATGTTGTGGGGTCGTTGGATTAAAACCCACATATGGGCGGGTATCACGGTATGGGCTTGTCGCCTTTGCCTCTTCGTTGGATCAAATCGGACCGATTACAAAAACTGTGACAGATGCCGCGATTTTACTCAATGCCTTGGCCAAGCATGACCCCCGAGATTCGACGTCCGTCGATACCGATGCGCCTGACTATACGAAAGCCGTCAAGAAAAAGGACGTCAAAAAACTCAAGATTGGAGTCCCGCGGGAATTCTTCGCGGAAGGGCTCGATCCGGAAGTTGAGCAGCATCTCCAATCGGCCATCGCTCACTATCAGGATCTTGGAGGAACGATTCAAGAAGTCTCGCTTCCGACCACGCAATGGGCGATCGCGGCGTATTATATCATCGCAACAGCGGAGGCGAGTTCAAATCTCGCACGTTATGATGGCGTGAAGTATGGTTATCGAACCAAAGAACGACAAGACCTTATGGAGATGTACCGACAGACTCGAGCAGAAGGGTTTGGCCCCGAAGTGAAACGCCGCATCATGTTAGGCACATATGCGTTGAGCGCCGGGTATTATGATGCATTCTACGGCAAGGCCCAATCCGTGAGAACTCTGATTGCACGAGATTTTGAGAATGTCTTCCAGGATGTGGATTTTCTGATTACGCCAGTGATGCCTACGCCGGCCTTTCCATTGGGTGAAAGGCTTCAAGACCCGCTACACATGTATTTATCAGATATGTATACTATTTCTGCTAGCCTGGCTGGGCTTCCTGCAATATCACTCCCTTGCGGGTTTAGTCAGGATGGCTTGCCGATCGGCATGCAGTTGATGGGGCGTCCCTTTGAAGAATCGACGATTCTTCGCGCGGCCTTCGCCTATGAACAGGCAACGCAATGGCGAAAGAAACGTCCTTCCATTCGTTAG
- the radC gene encoding DNA repair protein RadC: MGIQTWPKSERPRERLLQEGPESVSDAQLLAILLRVGRPDSTAVQVAMELLQQLDGLPGLCNRSLEELCVIPGVGPAKAAQIMAALELGKRSLAAPLTTGVRIGSSQELYRHYFPRLRDLRHEIFKVVLLDAKHKIIRDATISEGSLTINIVHPREVFNIAVRESAAAIVVLHNHPSGNPEPSEEDHALTHRLVTAGEILGIQVLDHLVIGDGRYVSFADRGFLHHRES, from the coding sequence ATGGGAATTCAAACATGGCCCAAATCCGAACGCCCGCGGGAACGGCTCTTACAAGAAGGGCCAGAATCCGTCTCTGATGCTCAACTGCTCGCCATTCTTTTACGTGTGGGAAGACCGGACTCTACCGCCGTTCAAGTCGCCATGGAGTTGCTGCAACAGTTGGATGGGTTACCGGGCCTGTGTAATCGAAGCCTTGAAGAGTTATGCGTCATTCCTGGGGTTGGCCCAGCTAAGGCTGCTCAGATCATGGCGGCACTTGAACTGGGGAAACGGTCACTCGCCGCCCCATTAACGACAGGAGTGCGAATCGGAAGTAGTCAAGAGTTGTATAGGCATTATTTCCCCCGGCTTCGAGATCTACGTCACGAAATCTTTAAAGTCGTCTTACTTGATGCGAAGCATAAAATTATTCGAGATGCGACGATTTCTGAAGGAAGCTTGACGATCAACATCGTACATCCACGTGAAGTGTTTAATATAGCCGTCCGGGAATCAGCGGCAGCCATCGTCGTCCTTCATAATCACCCCAGCGGCAATCCTGAACCCAGTGAAGAAGATCACGCCCTCACACATCGATTGGTCACGGCGGGAGAGATTCTTGGGATTCAAGTATTGGATCACCTCGTGATTGGTGATGGCCGCTATGTCAGTTTTGCTGACAGAGGGTTTCTTCATCATAGAGAATCTTGA
- a CDS encoding pyridoxal phosphate-dependent aminotransferase has product MKLAERTTRIEASPTLQMAATVKTMKAQGVRVFDFAAGEPAQDTPDHVKHAAYEAMQAGFTKYTPVSGIDELKEAIIDSLRSTRHQEYEKSQILVSCGAKHSLYNFTQAALEAGDEVIVPSPYWVSYPDQIVLADATPVFLKTEEQSHYAIDPEALKKLITPRTKAIIINSPCNPTGSMYDQQTLERVADLALQHDLLIVSDEIYEHLTYDGHQHLSIAALGPEIAARTLLVNGVSKSYSMTGWRIGYAAGPKDLITAMAHVQGQSTSNPTSISQKAAVAALRNGEEFVKEMVQELDKQRTMMVDRLNAIPGVSCLSPRGAFYAFPNISALFGRRHADGIISSASDLAHYLLKEAKVAGVAGEPFGSSEHIRFSYTPPIAVIEQGMDEVARAIQALQ; this is encoded by the coding sequence ATGAAACTTGCTGAACGAACAACAAGGATTGAGGCCTCTCCAACATTACAAATGGCGGCAACGGTCAAAACGATGAAAGCACAAGGAGTCCGAGTGTTTGACTTTGCGGCTGGAGAACCTGCCCAGGATACTCCCGACCACGTAAAACATGCTGCATATGAGGCGATGCAGGCTGGATTCACGAAATATACGCCTGTTTCTGGAATCGATGAGCTGAAAGAAGCCATCATCGATTCATTGCGGTCTACTCGTCATCAGGAATATGAAAAGTCACAGATCCTAGTTTCGTGTGGCGCAAAACATTCTCTCTACAATTTCACTCAAGCTGCCCTTGAGGCTGGTGACGAAGTCATTGTGCCAAGCCCCTATTGGGTCTCCTACCCTGATCAAATCGTGCTAGCAGACGCGACGCCGGTGTTCCTCAAGACTGAAGAACAATCCCACTATGCGATTGATCCGGAGGCACTCAAGAAACTGATTACACCGAGGACGAAAGCGATTATCATCAATAGCCCCTGTAATCCGACTGGCAGTATGTATGATCAGCAGACTCTTGAACGTGTCGCCGATCTCGCGCTTCAACATGACTTATTGATCGTTTCTGATGAGATCTATGAACACCTCACGTATGACGGACACCAACATCTGAGCATTGCGGCACTGGGACCAGAAATCGCGGCTCGCACTCTTCTCGTGAACGGCGTCTCAAAATCCTATTCCATGACTGGGTGGCGAATAGGCTATGCGGCGGGCCCGAAGGACCTTATAACTGCGATGGCTCATGTTCAAGGGCAGAGTACGTCCAACCCCACTTCTATTTCTCAAAAAGCGGCTGTGGCCGCCTTACGGAACGGAGAAGAATTCGTGAAGGAAATGGTTCAGGAACTGGATAAACAGCGAACGATGATGGTTGACCGTCTTAACGCCATTCCCGGGGTCAGTTGCTTGAGTCCTCGAGGAGCCTTCTATGCCTTCCCGAACATTTCAGCCTTGTTCGGTCGTCGGCATGCCGACGGCATCATTTCTTCGGCATCTGACCTGGCACATTATCTGCTCAAAGAGGCCAAAGTGGCTGGAGTGGCAGGAGAACCATTCGGGAGTTCTGAGCATATACGCTTTTCCTACACACCGCCAATTGCTGTTATCGAGCAGGGAATGGACGAAGTGGCTCGCGCCATTCAGGCGTTACAATGA